In Aedes albopictus strain Foshan chromosome 3, AalbF5, whole genome shotgun sequence, the following are encoded in one genomic region:
- the LOC109398780 gene encoding uncharacterized protein LOC109398780 isoform X1 gives MKKIVLFFAMIVMEARTEESLFEQDLGDQFKIDASTRGLQKVNLRCGADSMRIELKTEEDFTGVMYTRGSFYKQSEPCFVKPKRAGKSLEMKFNLDQCQTINNDEVYSNIVVVQHDPDLVTPGDAAFAVECDFRKPRGVTVTSQFQARDSITPTSRITLTSPDPSTPTQDHDHQNSVFSETDSVTFIPSHFTNQTAEEKRVKGSVETVEISSNRISDEL, from the exons AAAGCCTCTTTGAGCAAGATCTTGGCGATCAGTTCAAAATTGATGCATCGACTCGCGGGCTGCAGAAGGTGAATTTACGCTGCGGTGCTGACTCAATGCGTATCGAATTGAAGACAGAGGAAGATTTCACCGGCGTTATGTACACCCGGGGTAGCTTCTACAAACAGTCCGAGCCCTGCTTTGTGAAACCCAAACGAGCCGGCAAATCGTTGGAAATGAAATTCAATCTGGATCAGTGCCAGACGATCAACAACGACGAGGTGTACTCCAACATCGTCGTCGTGCAGCACGACCCTGACCTCGTTACCCCTGGAGATGCCGCCTTTGCCGTTGAATGCGATTTCCGAAAACCGCGGGGAGTTACCGTGACTTCACAGTTCCAAGCCAGAGATAG CATTACACCCACATCGAGAATCACACTGACAAGCCCCGATCCGTCGACACCCACGCAAGATCACGATCATCAGAATTCGGTGTTCAGTGAGACCGATTCGGTCACTTTCATTCCGAGCCACTTCACGAACCAAACCGCCGAAGAGAAGCGAGTGAAAGGCTCGGTTGAAACCGTTGAAATTTCATCCAACAGGATCTCCGATGAACTTTGA